One genomic segment of Brassica napus cultivar Da-Ae chromosome A3, Da-Ae, whole genome shotgun sequence includes these proteins:
- the LOC125592352 gene encoding defensin-like protein 182, which translates to MYRLFSKIYLKERQVQKKTRKHKKMERITPVVLLVSLLIMFASVVNQTRANTCADGLGTCENCDERCKDKHGPSSENICDRSLVMPLCMCYYQCADPTPTLSPPKICNGGAGLCSARCPGSCCDTNCAQKFKGGH; encoded by the exons ATGTACcgattattttcaaaaatatatctcaaagaaagacaagttcaaaagaaaaccagaaaacataaaaagatgGAGAGGATAACTCCAGTTGTATTACTCGTTAGCTTACTTATCATGTTTGCATCAG TTGTGAATCAGACCAGAGCAAACACCTGTGCCGACGGACTAGGCACTTGTGAAAACTGCGACGAGAGATGCAAGGACAAACACGGGCCATCAAGTGAAAACATCTGTGACCGCTCTCTTGTGATGCCTCTGTGCATGTGCTACTATCAATGTGCAGATCCCACACCGACTCTGTCTCCACCCAAGATTTGCAATGGTGGAGCTGGTTTATGTAGTGCAAGGTGTCCCGGAAGTTGTTGTGATACTAACTGCGCACAAAAGTTTAAGGGTGGACATTGA